One Eleginops maclovinus isolate JMC-PN-2008 ecotype Puerto Natales chromosome 22, JC_Emac_rtc_rv5, whole genome shotgun sequence DNA segment encodes these proteins:
- the zmp:0000000755 gene encoding phosphofurin acidic cluster sorting protein 2 isoform X2: MMAAAVERGGVRAAFLNPSSGGGGGPAPTTLPTGALAGAVVLGSGSGSMPVPMNLFATWEVDRSSPSCVPRLCSLTLKKLVVLKELDKELNSLSIAVKIQGSKRLLRSNEYVLPPNGLMETDLELTFSLQYPHFLKRDANRLQIMLQRRKRYKNRTILGYKTLAVGVINMAEVMQHPTDGGQILGLHSNVKEAPVRVAEISVYSLSSQPIDHEDGSGQAGRKTKTSDRSPDMDNYSEEDDDSYSSEQEASDDAVHAQDLYDEDDEVRKPKKARRKMIRTTSMTRQPNFKQKFVALLKRFKVTDEVLDSDPVDQTQEVEEDLDLLYDSLEVYNQSDSGPEMEDNESVLSTPKPKLKPFFEGMSHSSSQTEIGSIHSQKSQQRELSCPTGDFLTVDRCKVQGARYQDDSNTEATVGEPETEDSGPGPGEVSSWDVNTERVTSTVGKLCKTESQNHMSPSKVENRLQRRPRSTSMKDRQNSKAQSDRTSSMESECSPDSRLIAQVPRKSVYDQLNQILISDERLPESIILINTMEWQGQYVSELLHEQGQPIVSTCSAADVQAAFNTIVTRIQRFCNCNAQTPPTMKVAVAGDQSYLSTILRFFVEQLANKTPDWLSYIRFLVIPIGSHPLAKYVASFDSRFNSIFMDTAWRELFCRTERPASDNIDVAGRVVQYLVGANVSHQFPISEAMLTYKQKSPDEDSCQKFVPFIGVVKVGIVEQSLSTSVDSDDAGMMVLNTSILGSPTPPSAGPYGKDIGGTPPQSPSVSAALSGAGSPCSGSEVMGLQVDYWTWQGPEKKKEGEKRDVGLKNTLKSNFRSLQVSRLPCGGELTPPPSMAMTVVTKEKNKKVIFLSKKPKEKDLDSKSQVIDGISRLICTAKHQHTMLRVTIDGVEWNDVKFFQLAAQWPTHVKHFPVGIFGYTKPV; encoded by the exons GCTCTGCAGCCTCACGCTGAAAAAGCTGGTCGTCCTCAAAGAGCTGGATAAAGAGCTGAACTCCCTTTCTATTGCCGTCAAAATCCAG GGTTCAAAGCGTCTTTTGAGATCAAATGAGTACGTGCTTCCACCCAATGGACTGATGGAGACAGATCTGGAGCTCACATTCTCACTACAG TACCCCCATTTTCTGAAGAGGGATGCCAACAGACTGCAGATTatgctgcagaggaggaaacgCTACAAGAATCGAACCATCCTCGGATACAAAACTCTGGCTGTGGGAGTCATCAATATGGCTGAG GTGATGCAACACCCGACAGACGGAGGACAGATCCTGGGTCTCCATAGCAACGTGAAGGAGGCGCCAGTGCGTGTGGCGGAGATCAGCGTGTACTCTCTCTCCAGCCAGCCCATCGACCACGAGGACGGCAGTGGCCAGGCTGGGCGCAAGACCAAAACCTCAG ACCGCTCCCCAGACATGGATAACTATTCTGAGGAGGACGATGACAGCTACTCGTCGGAACAGGAAGCCAGCGATGACGCAGTTCATGCCCAG GATCTTTATGATGAAGACGACGAGGTCAGGAAGCCGAAGAAGGCCCGGAGGAAAATGATCCGAACCACCTCCATGACCAGG CAACCTAACTTCAAGCAGAAGTTTGTGGCCTTGCTGAAGAGGTTCAAGGTAACAGATGAG GTGCTGGACTCTGACCCTGTTGACCAGAcccaggaggtggaggaggatcTGGACTTACTCTACGACAGCCTGGAGGTGTACAACCAGAGCGACAGCGGGCCGGAGATGGAGGACAACGAGAGCGTCCTCAGCACGCCCAAGCCCAAACTCAA gCCGTTTTTTGAAGGGATGTCTCACTCCAGCTCCCAGACAGAAATTGGAAGCATACACAGCCAAAAAAGCCAGCAGAGAGAGCTGTCCTGTCCT ACTGGTGACTTTCTGACCGTGGACAGATGTAAAGTGCAAGGGGCCCGGTATCAAGATGACAGCAACACCGAAGCAACCGTTGGG GAGCCAGAGACTGAGGACAGCGGGCCAGGGCCGGGGGAGGTGAGCAGCTGGGATGTCAACACTGAGCGGGTGACCAGCACTGTTGGCAAGCTCTGCAAGACGGAGTCCCAAAACCACATGTCTCCCAG TAAAGTGGAGAACAGGCTGCAGAGGCGTCCTCGCAGCACCTCcatgaaagacagacagaactCCAAGGCCCAGAGCGACAGGACCAGCAGCATGGAGAGCGAGTGCTCCCCAGACTCTCGACTCATCGCACAG GTTCCCAGGAAGTCTGTGTATGACCAGCTGAACCAGATCCTTATCTCTGACGAACGTCTGCCAGAGAGCATCATCCTCATCAACACCATGGAGTGGCAAGGACAG tatGTGTCCGAGTTGCTCCACGAGCAGGGCCAGCCCATAGTGTCcacctgctctgctgctgatgttcaggctGCCTTCAACACCATCGTCACTCGCATCCAGAGATT CTGTAACTGCAATGCACAGACACCGCCGACGATGAAGGTGGCGGTGGCAGGCGACCAGAGTTATCTCAGCACCATCCTAAGGTTCTTCGTAGAGCAGTTGGCCAACAAGACACCTGACTGGCTCAGTTACATACGCTTCCTGGTCATCCCCATAG GTTCTCATCCCCTGGCAAAGTATGTGGCCTCCTTTGACAGCCGGTTCAACAGCATCTTTATGGACACTGCGTGGAGGGAGCTGTTCTGCAGGACGGAGCGGCCCGCCTCAG ACAACATCGATGTAGCAGGACGAGTCGTTCAGTATCTGGTCGGCGCCAACGTGTCCCACCAGTTCCCCATCTCAGAGGCAATGCTCACCTACAAACAGAAGAG CCCTGATGAGGACTCCTGTCAGAAGTTTGTGCCATTTATTGGG GTTGTGAAAGTTGGGATTGTTGAGCAGAGCCTCTCAACTTCAG TGGATTCAGATGATGCGGGGATGATGGTGCTTAACACGAGCATCCTGGGTTCCCCAACGCCCCCATCGGCCGGTCCGTATGGGAAGGATATCGGGGGCACCCCCCCTCAgtctccctctgtgtctgccGCACTCTCTGGAGCTGG CTCTCCGTGTTCGGGCAGCGAGGTGATGGGGCTGCAGGTGGACTACTGGACGTGGCAGggaccagagaagaagaaggagggggagaagagggACGTGGGACTAAAGAACACGCTGAAGAGTAACTTCCGCTCACTGCAAGTCAGCCGCCTGCCCTGTGGGGGGGAGCTCACCCCCCCACCCAGCATGGCCATGACTGTAGTCACCAAGGAGAAGAACAAGAAAG tGATATTTCTCAGCAAGAAGCCCAAGGAGAAAGATCTGGACTCTAAGAGCCAGGTGATCGATGGCATCAGCAGACTGATCTGTACAGCCAAGCACCAGCACACCATGCTGAGAG TCACTATCGATGGAGTGGAGTGGAACGATGTCAAGTTTTTCCAGCTCGCTGCCCAGTGGCCGACTCACGTAAAGCACTTCCCGGTGGGGATCTTCGGGTACACTAAGCCCGTGTGA
- the zmp:0000000755 gene encoding phosphofurin acidic cluster sorting protein 2 isoform X1, with protein MMAAAVERGGVRAAFLNPSSGGGGGPAPTTLPTGALAGAVVLGSGSGSMPVPMNLFATWEVDRSSPSCVPRLCSLTLKKLVVLKELDKELNSLSIAVKIQGSKRLLRSNEYVLPPNGLMETDLELTFSLQYPHFLKRDANRLQIMLQRRKRYKNRTILGYKTLAVGVINMAEVMQHPTDGGQILGLHSNVKEAPVRVAEISVYSLSSQPIDHEDGSGQAGRKTKTSDRSPDMDNYSEEDDDSYSSEQEASDDAVHAQDLYDEDDEVRKPKKARRKMIRTTSMTRQPNFKQKFVALLKRFKVTDEVLDSDPVDQTQEVEEDLDLLYDSLEVYNQSDSGPEMEDNESVLSTPKPKLKPFFEGMSHSSSQTEIGSIHSQKSQQRELSCPTGDFLTVDRCKVQGARYQDDSNTEATVGEPETEDSGPGPGEVSSWDVNTERVTSTVGKLCKTESQNHMSPSKVENRLQRRPRSTSMKDRQNSKAQSDRTSSMESECSPDSRLIAQVPRKSVYDQLNQILISDERLPESIILINTMEWQGQYVSELLHEQGQPIVSTCSAADVQAAFNTIVTRIQRFCNCNAQTPPTMKVAVAGDQSYLSTILRFFVEQLANKTPDWLSYIRFLVIPIGSHPLAKYVASFDSRFNSIFMDTAWRELFCRTERPASDNIDVAGRVVQYLVGANVSHQFPISEAMLTYKQKRKRSLYFDFYISPDEDSCQKFVPFIGVVKVGIVEQSLSTSVDSDDAGMMVLNTSILGSPTPPSAGPYGKDIGGTPPQSPSVSAALSGAGSPCSGSEVMGLQVDYWTWQGPEKKKEGEKRDVGLKNTLKSNFRSLQVSRLPCGGELTPPPSMAMTVVTKEKNKKVIFLSKKPKEKDLDSKSQVIDGISRLICTAKHQHTMLRVTIDGVEWNDVKFFQLAAQWPTHVKHFPVGIFGYTKPV; from the exons GCTCTGCAGCCTCACGCTGAAAAAGCTGGTCGTCCTCAAAGAGCTGGATAAAGAGCTGAACTCCCTTTCTATTGCCGTCAAAATCCAG GGTTCAAAGCGTCTTTTGAGATCAAATGAGTACGTGCTTCCACCCAATGGACTGATGGAGACAGATCTGGAGCTCACATTCTCACTACAG TACCCCCATTTTCTGAAGAGGGATGCCAACAGACTGCAGATTatgctgcagaggaggaaacgCTACAAGAATCGAACCATCCTCGGATACAAAACTCTGGCTGTGGGAGTCATCAATATGGCTGAG GTGATGCAACACCCGACAGACGGAGGACAGATCCTGGGTCTCCATAGCAACGTGAAGGAGGCGCCAGTGCGTGTGGCGGAGATCAGCGTGTACTCTCTCTCCAGCCAGCCCATCGACCACGAGGACGGCAGTGGCCAGGCTGGGCGCAAGACCAAAACCTCAG ACCGCTCCCCAGACATGGATAACTATTCTGAGGAGGACGATGACAGCTACTCGTCGGAACAGGAAGCCAGCGATGACGCAGTTCATGCCCAG GATCTTTATGATGAAGACGACGAGGTCAGGAAGCCGAAGAAGGCCCGGAGGAAAATGATCCGAACCACCTCCATGACCAGG CAACCTAACTTCAAGCAGAAGTTTGTGGCCTTGCTGAAGAGGTTCAAGGTAACAGATGAG GTGCTGGACTCTGACCCTGTTGACCAGAcccaggaggtggaggaggatcTGGACTTACTCTACGACAGCCTGGAGGTGTACAACCAGAGCGACAGCGGGCCGGAGATGGAGGACAACGAGAGCGTCCTCAGCACGCCCAAGCCCAAACTCAA gCCGTTTTTTGAAGGGATGTCTCACTCCAGCTCCCAGACAGAAATTGGAAGCATACACAGCCAAAAAAGCCAGCAGAGAGAGCTGTCCTGTCCT ACTGGTGACTTTCTGACCGTGGACAGATGTAAAGTGCAAGGGGCCCGGTATCAAGATGACAGCAACACCGAAGCAACCGTTGGG GAGCCAGAGACTGAGGACAGCGGGCCAGGGCCGGGGGAGGTGAGCAGCTGGGATGTCAACACTGAGCGGGTGACCAGCACTGTTGGCAAGCTCTGCAAGACGGAGTCCCAAAACCACATGTCTCCCAG TAAAGTGGAGAACAGGCTGCAGAGGCGTCCTCGCAGCACCTCcatgaaagacagacagaactCCAAGGCCCAGAGCGACAGGACCAGCAGCATGGAGAGCGAGTGCTCCCCAGACTCTCGACTCATCGCACAG GTTCCCAGGAAGTCTGTGTATGACCAGCTGAACCAGATCCTTATCTCTGACGAACGTCTGCCAGAGAGCATCATCCTCATCAACACCATGGAGTGGCAAGGACAG tatGTGTCCGAGTTGCTCCACGAGCAGGGCCAGCCCATAGTGTCcacctgctctgctgctgatgttcaggctGCCTTCAACACCATCGTCACTCGCATCCAGAGATT CTGTAACTGCAATGCACAGACACCGCCGACGATGAAGGTGGCGGTGGCAGGCGACCAGAGTTATCTCAGCACCATCCTAAGGTTCTTCGTAGAGCAGTTGGCCAACAAGACACCTGACTGGCTCAGTTACATACGCTTCCTGGTCATCCCCATAG GTTCTCATCCCCTGGCAAAGTATGTGGCCTCCTTTGACAGCCGGTTCAACAGCATCTTTATGGACACTGCGTGGAGGGAGCTGTTCTGCAGGACGGAGCGGCCCGCCTCAG ACAACATCGATGTAGCAGGACGAGTCGTTCAGTATCTGGTCGGCGCCAACGTGTCCCACCAGTTCCCCATCTCAGAGGCAATGCTCACCTACAAACAGAAGAG GAAAAGaagtttgtattttgattttTACATCAG CCCTGATGAGGACTCCTGTCAGAAGTTTGTGCCATTTATTGGG GTTGTGAAAGTTGGGATTGTTGAGCAGAGCCTCTCAACTTCAG TGGATTCAGATGATGCGGGGATGATGGTGCTTAACACGAGCATCCTGGGTTCCCCAACGCCCCCATCGGCCGGTCCGTATGGGAAGGATATCGGGGGCACCCCCCCTCAgtctccctctgtgtctgccGCACTCTCTGGAGCTGG CTCTCCGTGTTCGGGCAGCGAGGTGATGGGGCTGCAGGTGGACTACTGGACGTGGCAGggaccagagaagaagaaggagggggagaagagggACGTGGGACTAAAGAACACGCTGAAGAGTAACTTCCGCTCACTGCAAGTCAGCCGCCTGCCCTGTGGGGGGGAGCTCACCCCCCCACCCAGCATGGCCATGACTGTAGTCACCAAGGAGAAGAACAAGAAAG tGATATTTCTCAGCAAGAAGCCCAAGGAGAAAGATCTGGACTCTAAGAGCCAGGTGATCGATGGCATCAGCAGACTGATCTGTACAGCCAAGCACCAGCACACCATGCTGAGAG TCACTATCGATGGAGTGGAGTGGAACGATGTCAAGTTTTTCCAGCTCGCTGCCCAGTGGCCGACTCACGTAAAGCACTTCCCGGTGGGGATCTTCGGGTACACTAAGCCCGTGTGA